A region from the Pseudonocardia petroleophila genome encodes:
- a CDS encoding TrmH family RNA methyltransferase — protein sequence MQQLGGTALKRLNRTWRRRATMQVGLMLQDVESPFNVGAIVRSAAVLGVDHLYLIGRSADPTTPKAQKLAMGTDRYLQVRGCATVREAVDAAHADGYHVVGLELTDTAKPLHELDLCRDVCVAVGNEARGMSAEMIAACDALGYIPQLGKVGSFNVASAVSIAAYEVRRQEWAGAEPDDL from the coding sequence ATGCAGCAGCTCGGAGGCACCGCCCTCAAGCGGCTGAACCGGACGTGGCGGCGCCGCGCGACCATGCAGGTCGGGCTGATGCTGCAGGACGTGGAGAGCCCGTTCAACGTGGGCGCGATCGTCCGCTCGGCCGCCGTGCTCGGCGTCGACCACCTGTACCTGATCGGCCGCTCCGCCGACCCCACGACGCCCAAGGCGCAGAAGCTCGCGATGGGCACCGACCGGTACCTGCAGGTCCGCGGCTGCGCCACGGTCCGCGAGGCCGTCGACGCCGCCCACGCCGACGGCTACCACGTCGTCGGCCTCGAGCTCACCGACACCGCGAAGCCGCTGCACGAGCTCGACCTGTGCCGCGACGTGTGCGTGGCCGTCGGCAACGAGGCGCGCGGGATGTCAGCTGAGATGATCGCCGCCTGCGACGCGCTGGGCTACATCCCGCAGCTGGGCAAGGTGGGCTCGTTCAACGTCGCCTCCGCGGTCAGCATCGCCGCCTACGAGGTGCGGCGGCAGGAGTGGGCGGGCGCGGAGCCCGACGACCTCTAG
- a CDS encoding class I SAM-dependent methyltransferase: MQEHYFSADPSTPSRPDTVRVVLPDVDLTLATDSGVFSGSRLDRGTRILLEHAPMPPRRGPLLDLGCGYGPIALTLATRRRRLPVWAVDVNDRALALARRNAADLGNVQVGRPEEVPDDVAFAGIYSNPPIRSGKGVLHGLMTRWLPRLAPEGRAYLVVHKHLGSDSFADWLNAQGWPTSRLVSVQGYRVLEVGCSSSEAPPSSG, from the coding sequence GTGCAGGAGCATTACTTCTCGGCGGACCCGTCGACGCCGAGCCGCCCGGACACCGTCCGCGTGGTGCTGCCCGACGTCGACCTCACGCTCGCCACCGACAGCGGCGTCTTCTCCGGCTCCCGCCTCGACCGCGGCACCCGGATCCTGCTCGAGCACGCCCCGATGCCGCCGCGGCGCGGCCCGCTGCTCGACCTGGGCTGCGGTTACGGCCCGATCGCGCTGACGCTGGCGACGCGCCGCAGGCGGCTGCCGGTGTGGGCCGTCGACGTCAACGACCGGGCGCTGGCGCTGGCCCGGCGCAACGCGGCCGACCTGGGCAACGTGCAGGTGGGCCGCCCGGAGGAGGTCCCCGACGACGTCGCGTTCGCCGGGATCTACTCCAACCCGCCGATCCGCTCGGGCAAGGGCGTCCTGCACGGGCTGATGACGCGGTGGCTGCCGCGGCTGGCGCCCGAGGGGCGGGCGTACCTGGTGGTGCACAAGCACCTGGGGTCGGACTCGTTCGCCGACTGGCTGAACGCGCAGGGATGGCCCACGAGTCGTCTCGTGTCGGTCCAGGGATATCGCGTGCTGGAGGTGGGATGCAGCAGCTCGGAGGCACCGCCCTCAAGCGGCTGA
- a CDS encoding isoprenyl transferase — protein sequence MLLHAPQYPLRRVRVVVSPPPPHPSGARPPAIPRELVPHHVALVMDGNGRWANARGLPRIEGHRRGEASLMDVARGCIDIGVRWLSAYAFSTENWKRSPDEVRFLMGFNRDVIRRRVDEMHEMGVRVRWAGRRPRLWRSVIRELEVAEEKTRGNDVLNLTMCVNYGGRAEIADAVQKIAQLVADGRIRPGKVDERLIARYLDEPDMPDVDLFVRSSGEQRTSNFLLWQSAYAEMVFLDTLFPDFDRRHLWQAVEIYARRDRRFGGALDTPETAS from the coding sequence ATGCTCCTGCACGCCCCGCAGTATCCCCTCCGTAGGGTGCGGGTCGTGGTCTCACCCCCGCCCCCGCACCCGTCGGGCGCCCGCCCCCCGGCGATCCCGCGCGAGCTCGTGCCGCACCACGTCGCGCTCGTCATGGACGGCAACGGCCGCTGGGCCAACGCGCGGGGGCTGCCGCGGATCGAGGGCCACCGCCGCGGCGAGGCGTCGCTGATGGACGTCGCGCGCGGCTGCATCGACATCGGCGTCCGCTGGCTCTCGGCGTACGCGTTCTCCACCGAGAACTGGAAGCGCAGCCCCGACGAGGTGCGCTTCCTCATGGGCTTCAACCGCGACGTCATCCGGCGCCGCGTCGACGAGATGCACGAGATGGGCGTCCGCGTGCGCTGGGCGGGGCGCCGGCCGCGGCTGTGGCGCAGCGTCATCAGGGAGCTGGAGGTCGCCGAGGAGAAGACCCGCGGCAACGACGTCCTCAACCTGACGATGTGCGTCAACTACGGCGGCCGCGCCGAGATCGCCGACGCCGTGCAGAAGATCGCCCAGCTCGTCGCCGACGGGCGGATCAGGCCCGGCAAGGTCGACGAGCGGCTGATCGCCCGGTACCTCGACGAGCCCGACATGCCCGACGTCGACCTGTTCGTGCGCAGCTCGGGGGAGCAGCGGACGTCGAACTTCCTGCTGTGGCAGTCGGCGTACGCGGAGATGGTCTTCCTCGACACCCTGTTCCCCGACTTCGACCGCCGCCACCTCTGGCAGGCCGTCGAGATCTACGCCCGGCGCGACCGCCGCTTCGGCGGCGCGCTCGACACCCCGGAGACCGCGTCATGA
- a CDS encoding Fur family transcriptional regulator yields MNQAQQAPATRVLRATRQRAAVSALLDRLDDFRSAQDIHEELRRVGDGIGLTTVYRTLQSLADAGEVDVLRTGTGEAVYRRCASAEHHHHLVCRRCGATVEIEGPAVETWAQRIAEQHGFSELSHTAEIFGLCRECSATT; encoded by the coding sequence ATGAACCAGGCCCAGCAGGCCCCGGCCACACGAGTGCTGCGCGCCACCCGCCAGCGGGCCGCCGTCTCCGCCCTGCTCGACCGGCTCGACGACTTCCGCTCCGCCCAGGACATCCACGAGGAGCTGCGCCGCGTCGGCGACGGCATCGGGCTGACCACCGTGTACCGGACGCTGCAGTCGCTCGCCGACGCCGGCGAGGTCGACGTCCTGCGCACCGGGACGGGCGAGGCTGTCTACCGCCGCTGCGCCTCCGCCGAGCACCACCACCACCTGGTCTGCCGCCGCTGCGGGGCCACCGTGGAGATCGAGGGCCCCGCCGTCGAGACCTGGGCCCAGCGCATCGCCGAGCAGCACGGGTTCTCCGAGCTCAGCCACACCGCGGAGATCTTCGGACTGTGCCGGGAGTGCTCGGCGACCACGTGA
- a CDS encoding ArsR/SmtB family transcription factor, with translation MSIVAEQSEHADQSDHAGGRAAPAPVRTPRTLEAAGDLLRALAAPVRIAIVLQLQESPRCVHDLVDALGVTQPLISQHLRVLKSAGVVHGERHGREVVYSLVDDHLAHIVVDAVAHAEEGR, from the coding sequence ATGTCGATCGTGGCCGAGCAGTCCGAGCACGCTGACCAGTCCGACCACGCGGGCGGGCGGGCCGCGCCCGCCCCCGTGCGCACCCCCCGCACCCTCGAGGCCGCGGGCGACCTGCTGCGCGCGCTGGCCGCCCCCGTGCGCATCGCGATCGTGCTGCAGCTCCAGGAGTCCCCGCGCTGCGTGCACGACCTCGTCGACGCGCTCGGCGTCACCCAGCCCCTGATCAGCCAGCACCTGCGGGTGCTCAAGTCCGCCGGGGTGGTGCACGGCGAGCGGCACGGCCGCGAGGTCGTCTACTCCCTCGTCGACGACCACCTCGCGCACATCGTCGTCGACGCCGTCGCGCACGCGGAGGAGGGGCGATGA
- a CDS encoding antibiotic biosynthesis monooxygenase translates to MLLLCRFAVDPADAPAFLARGTRALELLTAAEGALDGRLGRAVDDPGRWVLAVRFASVDAYRRALSPFPVREHVVPLLSEALADEPATYETLVDAAAGTATEFPSLLA, encoded by the coding sequence GTGCTGCTCCTGTGCCGCTTCGCGGTCGACCCCGCCGACGCCCCCGCCTTCCTCGCCCGCGGCACCCGCGCCCTGGAGCTGCTCACGGCCGCGGAGGGGGCGCTGGACGGCCGGCTGGGCCGCGCCGTCGACGACCCGGGGCGCTGGGTGCTGGCCGTCCGGTTCGCGAGCGTCGACGCCTACCGGCGCGCCCTGTCCCCGTTCCCGGTGCGCGAGCACGTGGTGCCGCTGCTGTCCGAGGCGCTGGCCGACGAGCCCGCGACCTACGAGACGCTGGTCGACGCCGCGGCCGGTACGGCGACGGAGTTCCCCAGCCTCCTGGCGTGA
- a CDS encoding glycine--tRNA ligase, with translation MASSPSSAKIETIVSLAKRRGFVFASGEIYGGTRSAWDYGPLGVELKENIKKQWWRFMVTGRDDVVGLDSSVILPRQVWVASGHVGVFTDPLVECQSCHKRFRADQLAEEYVERTGKAATEDDLSDVPCPNCGTRGQYTEPRDFNMMLKTHLGPVETEEGLHYLRPETAQGIFVNFLNVQTTSRKKPPFGIGQMGKSFRNEITPGNFIFRTREFEQMEMEYFVEPGTDEELHQYWIDQRTDWYVDLGIARENLRHYEHPKEKLSHYSKRTVDVEYRFNFQGQEWGELEGVANRTDFDLTTHSNHSGVDLSFYDQASGTRYRPYVIEPAAGVGRSMMAFLIEAYTEDEAPNAKGGVDKRVVLRLDRRLAPVKAAVLPLSRNADLSPKARDLAAQLRKNWNIEFDDAGAIGRRYRRQDEIGTPFCITVDFDTLNDEAVTIRERDSMAQERVALDQVEGYLAGRLLGC, from the coding sequence GTGGCCAGCTCGCCCAGTTCCGCCAAGATCGAGACCATCGTGTCGCTCGCCAAGCGTCGCGGCTTCGTCTTCGCCTCCGGCGAGATCTACGGCGGTACGCGGTCGGCGTGGGACTACGGCCCGCTCGGCGTCGAGCTCAAGGAGAACATCAAGAAGCAGTGGTGGCGCTTCATGGTCACCGGCCGCGACGACGTCGTGGGCCTCGACTCGTCGGTGATCCTGCCCCGCCAGGTGTGGGTCGCGTCCGGGCACGTCGGCGTGTTCACCGACCCGCTGGTCGAGTGCCAGAGCTGCCACAAGCGCTTCCGCGCCGACCAGCTCGCCGAGGAGTACGTCGAGCGCACCGGCAAGGCCGCCACCGAGGACGACCTGTCCGACGTCCCGTGCCCCAACTGCGGCACCCGCGGCCAGTACACCGAGCCGCGCGACTTCAACATGATGCTCAAGACGCACCTCGGTCCGGTCGAGACCGAGGAGGGCCTGCACTACCTGCGGCCCGAGACCGCGCAGGGCATCTTCGTCAACTTCCTCAACGTGCAGACGACCTCGCGCAAGAAGCCGCCATTCGGCATCGGCCAGATGGGCAAGAGCTTCCGCAACGAGATCACCCCCGGCAACTTCATCTTCCGCACGCGCGAGTTCGAGCAGATGGAGATGGAGTACTTCGTCGAGCCCGGCACCGACGAGGAGCTGCACCAGTACTGGATCGACCAGCGCACCGACTGGTACGTCGACCTCGGCATCGCGCGGGAGAACCTGCGGCACTACGAGCACCCGAAGGAGAAGCTCTCCCACTACTCCAAGCGCACCGTCGACGTGGAGTACCGCTTCAACTTCCAGGGCCAGGAGTGGGGCGAGCTCGAGGGCGTCGCCAACCGCACCGACTTCGACCTCACGACGCACTCCAACCACTCCGGCGTCGACCTGTCGTTCTACGACCAGGCGTCGGGCACGCGGTACCGGCCGTACGTGATCGAGCCGGCTGCGGGCGTCGGCCGGTCGATGATGGCGTTCCTCATCGAGGCCTACACCGAGGACGAGGCGCCCAACGCGAAGGGCGGCGTCGACAAGCGCGTCGTGCTGCGGCTGGACCGCAGGCTCGCGCCGGTCAAGGCCGCGGTGCTCCCGCTGAGCCGCAACGCCGACCTCTCGCCCAAGGCCCGCGACCTCGCGGCGCAGCTGCGGAAGAACTGGAACATCGAGTTCGACGACGCGGGCGCCATCGGCCGCCGCTACCGCCGCCAGGACGAGATCGGCACCCCGTTCTGCATCACGGTCGACTTCGACACGCTCAACGACGAGGCCGTGACGATCCGCGAGCGCGACTCGATGGCCCAGGAGCGCGTGGCCCTGGACCAGGTCGAGGGCTACCTCGCCGGGCGCCTGCTCGGCTGCTAG
- a CDS encoding hemolysin family protein → MSVAVSLWITVALVALSAFFVAIEFALVAARRYRLEEAAETSAAARAALASAKDLSLLLAGSQLGITLCVLGLGAVSKPAVESLLAPLFGGLNEGVAGVLAFVLSLIVVTFLHLVVGEMAPKSWAIAHPERSATLLALPMRGFMVLTRPLLLALNGMANWFLRRVGVEPVDELGEGRNPDDLRELVDHSASTGALDSEQRDQILSALDVDRAPLRDIVRPRAEVSWVPADADVEAIREASRTSGHLRLVVDRDGEPVGVVHVRDALAGPAGTTAADLMRPVATLSADTAIHDALRAMREERNHLALVESGGELLGLVTMQDLLDRLLPAPV, encoded by the coding sequence ATGAGCGTCGCGGTGTCCCTGTGGATCACGGTCGCGCTGGTCGCCCTGAGCGCGTTCTTCGTGGCGATCGAGTTCGCGCTCGTGGCGGCCCGCCGCTACCGGCTGGAGGAGGCCGCGGAGACCAGCGCCGCGGCCAGGGCGGCGCTGGCCAGCGCCAAGGACCTGTCGCTGCTGCTCGCGGGCTCGCAGCTGGGCATCACGCTGTGCGTGCTCGGCCTCGGCGCCGTGAGCAAGCCGGCCGTCGAGTCGCTGCTGGCCCCGCTGTTCGGTGGGCTGAACGAGGGCGTCGCCGGGGTGCTCGCGTTCGTGCTCTCGCTGATCGTCGTCACGTTCCTGCACCTCGTCGTGGGCGAGATGGCGCCGAAGTCGTGGGCCATCGCGCACCCGGAGCGCTCGGCCACGCTGCTCGCGCTGCCGATGCGCGGGTTCATGGTCCTCACCCGGCCGCTGCTGCTCGCGCTCAACGGCATGGCCAACTGGTTCCTGCGCCGCGTGGGCGTGGAGCCGGTCGACGAGCTGGGCGAGGGCCGCAACCCCGACGACCTGCGCGAGCTGGTCGACCACTCGGCCAGCACCGGGGCGCTGGACTCCGAGCAGCGCGACCAGATCCTCTCCGCACTCGACGTCGACCGCGCCCCGCTGCGCGACATCGTGCGTCCGCGGGCCGAGGTCTCCTGGGTCCCGGCCGACGCCGACGTCGAGGCGATCCGCGAGGCCTCCCGCACCAGCGGGCACCTGCGGCTCGTCGTGGACCGCGACGGGGAGCCGGTGGGCGTGGTGCACGTCCGCGACGCGCTCGCGGGCCCGGCCGGCACCACCGCGGCCGACCTGATGCGGCCGGTGGCCACCCTCTCGGCCGACACCGCCATCCACGACGCGCTGCGGGCGATGCGCGAGGAGCGCAACCACCTCGCGCTCGTGGAGTCCGGCGGCGAGCTGCTCGGCCTGGTCACCATGCAGGACCTGCTCGACCGCCTGCTGCCCGCCCCCGTCTGA
- a CDS encoding hemolysin family protein: MISTVASLLLGVVVVLAITALTGYFVAQEFGYMAVDRSRLKSRAAAGDAGAKRALGITDRTSFMLSGAQLGITVTGLLVGYVAEPLIGSSIGTLLGGVGVPQGVGIAVGTVLALLFATVVQMVFGELFPKNLAISRPEPVARALALSTAVYLRLFGWLIRIFDAASNLLLRALRIEPVHDVEHSATLRDLEAIVDESRDAGEIDEELSVLLDRVLDFTDRTARAAMIPRPRVTSVQADQTVARLVEIMASGHSRLPVLGDGADDVVGVICLRDVLALEGRDLTAVRVADAARTAVMVPASLPLPAVLERLREADDEFACVVDEYGGLAGVITMEDIAEELIGEITDEHDPAGRDAIRVGDGEWTVPGTYNIDEVERLVDADLPGGEFHTIGGLVIDRLQKLPEVGDTVELEAGERRLTATVCTVERRVPATVRLAFVPVAGNVDEEVSA; the protein is encoded by the coding sequence ATGATCAGCACCGTTGCATCCCTCCTCCTCGGCGTCGTCGTGGTCCTCGCGATCACCGCGCTGACCGGCTACTTCGTGGCCCAGGAATTCGGCTACATGGCCGTCGACCGCTCCCGGCTCAAGTCCCGCGCAGCGGCGGGTGACGCCGGTGCGAAGCGGGCACTGGGCATCACCGACCGCACCTCGTTCATGCTCTCCGGCGCGCAGCTGGGCATCACCGTCACCGGTCTGCTGGTCGGCTACGTGGCCGAGCCGCTGATCGGCTCCAGCATCGGCACGCTGCTCGGCGGCGTCGGGGTCCCCCAGGGCGTCGGCATCGCGGTCGGCACCGTCCTCGCGCTGCTGTTCGCCACCGTCGTGCAGATGGTCTTCGGTGAGCTGTTCCCGAAGAACCTCGCCATCTCCCGGCCCGAGCCGGTGGCCCGCGCGCTCGCGCTGTCCACCGCGGTCTACCTGCGCCTGTTCGGCTGGCTCATCCGCATCTTCGACGCGGCGTCGAACCTGCTGCTCAGGGCGCTGCGGATCGAGCCGGTGCACGACGTCGAGCACTCGGCGACGCTGCGCGACCTGGAGGCCATCGTCGACGAGTCCCGCGACGCCGGGGAGATCGACGAGGAGCTGTCGGTGCTGCTCGACCGCGTGCTCGACTTCACCGACCGCACGGCCCGCGCCGCGATGATCCCCCGACCGCGCGTCACCTCGGTGCAGGCCGACCAGACCGTGGCCCGGCTCGTCGAGATCATGGCGTCGGGGCACTCCCGGCTGCCGGTGCTCGGCGACGGCGCCGACGACGTCGTGGGCGTCATCTGCCTGCGCGACGTCCTCGCCCTGGAGGGCCGCGACCTCACCGCCGTGCGGGTGGCCGACGCCGCCCGCACCGCCGTCATGGTGCCGGCGTCGCTGCCGCTGCCCGCGGTGCTGGAGCGGCTGCGCGAGGCCGACGACGAGTTCGCCTGCGTCGTCGACGAGTACGGCGGCCTGGCCGGCGTCATCACGATGGAGGACATCGCCGAGGAGCTGATCGGCGAGATCACCGACGAGCACGACCCCGCGGGTCGCGACGCCATCCGCGTCGGCGACGGCGAGTGGACCGTGCCCGGCACGTACAACATCGACGAGGTGGAGCGCCTCGTCGACGCCGACCTGCCCGGTGGGGAGTTCCACACCATCGGCGGGCTGGTCATCGACCGGCTGCAGAAGCTGCCCGAGGTCGGCGACACCGTCGAGCTGGAGGCCGGTGAGCGGCGCCTGACCGCCACCGTCTGCACGGTGGAGCGGCGCGTGCCGGCCACCGTGCGGCTGGCGTTCGTCCCGGTCGCCGGGAACGTGGACGAGGAGGTGTCGGCATGA
- a CDS encoding XdhC family protein, with translation MTASLRDLGSSLRRLAGSGVGVVRVLDRHGFGTVESGQMVVGTAAGESAGVLYRGALDDSALPLVAASADGPQTREAHVAESAAIDAGLACAGGATLLGHPLPVGHAEVLGAALENGEPAALVSTADGATAIVLTGPELTTVTGALGSDALDESAATAARTLLRRGATVTEQIPTEAGDLLLDLWVPVPSVLVVGAGAIGDALAAQAALLGWTSRSESDLDATVAAVEAFTAADVLVLLDHDPAFDAALLAGLRHGRGFLGALGSRRTQAARRERLLASGVTEEELAAVHGPVGLDIGARTPAETAVSIVAQVVAARAGRGGTALAASPGRIGA, from the coding sequence GTGACCGCTTCCCTGCGTGACCTCGGCTCGTCCCTGCGTCGCCTCGCCGGCTCGGGGGTCGGCGTGGTCCGGGTGCTCGACCGCCACGGCTTCGGCACCGTCGAGAGCGGACAGATGGTCGTCGGCACGGCCGCGGGCGAGAGCGCGGGCGTGCTCTACCGCGGGGCGCTCGACGACTCCGCGCTGCCGCTGGTCGCCGCCTCGGCCGACGGCCCGCAGACCCGCGAGGCGCACGTCGCCGAGTCCGCCGCGATCGACGCCGGGCTGGCCTGCGCGGGCGGCGCCACGCTGCTGGGGCACCCGCTGCCCGTCGGGCACGCCGAGGTGCTCGGGGCCGCGCTGGAGAACGGTGAGCCCGCGGCACTGGTCTCCACCGCCGACGGCGCCACCGCGATCGTGCTCACCGGACCCGAGCTGACGACCGTCACCGGCGCCCTGGGCTCCGACGCGCTCGACGAGTCGGCCGCCACCGCCGCCCGCACCCTGCTGCGCCGCGGCGCCACCGTCACCGAGCAGATCCCCACCGAGGCCGGCGACCTGCTGCTCGACCTGTGGGTCCCGGTGCCGTCGGTGCTGGTCGTGGGCGCCGGGGCGATCGGCGACGCGCTCGCCGCGCAGGCCGCGCTGCTGGGCTGGACGTCGCGGTCGGAGTCCGACCTCGACGCCACCGTCGCCGCGGTCGAGGCCTTCACCGCGGCCGACGTCCTCGTGCTGCTCGACCACGACCCTGCCTTCGACGCCGCGCTGCTCGCCGGCCTGCGCCACGGCCGCGGCTTCCTCGGCGCACTGGGCTCGCGGCGCACGCAGGCGGCGCGCCGCGAGCGGCTGCTCGCCTCGGGCGTCACCGAGGAGGAGCTGGCCGCGGTGCACGGTCCCGTCGGCCTCGACATCGGCGCCCGCACCCCCGCCGAGACGGCCGTGTCGATCGTCGCGCAGGTCGTCGCGGCCCGGGCCGGCCGGGGCGGTACCGCGCTCGCCGCGTCCCCGGGCCGGATCGGCGCATGA
- a CDS encoding YdcF family protein: MSVPGPEAPTVRLGRPERRRVGWFSRLVAGALLLAVLIVGGTAFRVWQVARVDDRRAVDAVIVLGAAQYDGEPSSIFSWRLRHAQVLYEEGVAPLIVTTGGSAEGDEFTEAAAGRAYLIDRGVPASAIVAVGEGSDTLGSLEAVADRAEADGWSSALVVSDPWHSLRARTMARDAGLDAWSSPTRSGPAVQTRETQFRYILRETAALLFYRLTHASVDTGSDSGLG; the protein is encoded by the coding sequence ATGAGCGTCCCCGGCCCCGAGGCGCCGACGGTCCGCCTGGGCCGCCCGGAGCGCCGGCGCGTGGGCTGGTTCTCCCGGCTCGTGGCCGGGGCGCTGCTGCTGGCCGTGCTCATCGTCGGGGGCACGGCGTTCCGGGTGTGGCAGGTGGCGCGCGTCGACGACCGCCGCGCCGTCGACGCCGTGATCGTGCTCGGGGCCGCCCAGTACGACGGCGAGCCCAGCTCGATCTTCTCCTGGCGGCTGCGGCACGCGCAGGTGCTCTACGAGGAGGGCGTCGCTCCGCTCATCGTCACCACCGGCGGGTCCGCCGAGGGCGACGAGTTCACCGAGGCCGCGGCCGGGCGGGCCTACCTGATCGACCGCGGCGTCCCGGCGTCGGCGATCGTCGCGGTGGGGGAGGGCTCCGACACCCTGGGCAGCCTGGAGGCGGTGGCCGACCGCGCCGAGGCCGACGGCTGGAGCAGCGCGCTCGTCGTCAGCGACCCGTGGCACTCGCTGCGCGCCCGCACGATGGCCCGTGACGCCGGGCTCGACGCCTGGAGCTCGCCCACCCGCAGCGGACCCGCGGTGCAGACCCGCGAGACGCAGTTCCGCTACATCCTGCGCGAGACCGCGGCGCTGCTGTTCTACCGGCTGACGCACGCCTCGGTCGACACCGGCTCGGACTCCGGCCTCGGCTGA
- a CDS encoding deoxyguanosinetriphosphate triphosphohydrolase produces the protein MYTDHDRERRLPEPPKTGSERRTPFSRDRARVLHSAALRRLAGKTQVVGPGEGAEISGVPRTRLTHSLEVAQIGRGIAEELGCDPDVVDTAGLAHDIGHPPFGHNGEVALDAWGASCGGFEGNAQTLRILTRLEPKIDHGDVSAGLNLTRATLDASAKYPWERRPGSPKYGAYADDAAVLAWVREGAPDGRRSIEAQVMDWSDDVAYSVHDVEDGILSGRIDLAALGSAHERSALGVTAVTVFGADADALEEAGDVLLALPVVDAVRGFTPATATSSAHIALKRLTSILVGRFVLAAVDATRAAHGDGPLVRYAADLVVPPHAAAEVALLKSVALRYVMSDPQRLVMQTGQRALLAELADALLAGAPATLDPVFAEDWAAAPDDAARRRVVVDQVAVLTDQQAYARHAALVAEHSPR, from the coding sequence TTGTACACGGACCACGACCGCGAACGCCGGCTCCCCGAGCCGCCCAAGACCGGCAGCGAGCGCCGCACGCCGTTCTCCCGGGACCGCGCCCGCGTGCTGCACTCCGCCGCGCTGCGCCGCCTGGCCGGGAAGACGCAGGTCGTGGGGCCGGGGGAGGGCGCCGAGATCAGCGGGGTGCCGCGCACCCGCCTCACGCACTCCCTGGAGGTCGCGCAGATCGGGCGGGGGATCGCCGAGGAGCTGGGCTGCGACCCCGACGTCGTCGACACCGCCGGGCTCGCCCACGACATCGGGCACCCGCCGTTCGGGCACAACGGCGAGGTCGCGCTCGACGCGTGGGGCGCGTCCTGCGGCGGGTTCGAGGGCAACGCGCAGACGCTGCGGATCCTCACCCGGCTCGAACCCAAGATCGACCACGGCGACGTCTCGGCCGGGCTCAACCTCACCCGGGCCACGCTCGACGCGTCGGCGAAGTACCCGTGGGAGCGCCGCCCCGGATCCCCCAAGTACGGCGCCTACGCCGACGACGCCGCGGTGCTCGCCTGGGTGCGCGAGGGCGCGCCCGACGGGCGGCGCAGCATCGAGGCGCAGGTCATGGACTGGTCCGACGACGTCGCCTACTCGGTCCACGACGTCGAGGACGGGATCCTGTCCGGCCGCATCGACCTCGCGGCGCTCGGCTCGGCGCACGAGCGCTCGGCGCTGGGGGTCACCGCCGTCACGGTGTTCGGCGCCGACGCCGACGCCCTTGAGGAGGCCGGGGACGTGCTGCTCGCCCTGCCCGTCGTCGATGCGGTGCGCGGGTTCACCCCGGCCACGGCGACCTCGTCGGCGCACATCGCGCTGAAGCGGCTCACCAGCATCCTCGTCGGGCGGTTCGTCCTCGCCGCCGTCGACGCCACCCGTGCGGCGCACGGCGACGGCCCGCTCGTCCGCTACGCCGCCGACCTCGTCGTTCCGCCGCACGCGGCCGCGGAGGTGGCGCTGCTCAAGTCGGTGGCCCTGCGCTACGTGATGAGCGACCCGCAGCGCCTGGTGATGCAGACGGGCCAGCGCGCGCTGCTCGCCGAGCTGGCCGACGCCCTGCTCGCCGGGGCCCCCGCCACGCTCGACCCGGTGTTCGCCGAGGACTGGGCGGCGGCCCCGGACGACGCCGCCCGCCGGCGCGTCGTCGTCGACCAGGTGGCGGTGCTCACCGACCAGCAGGCGTACGCGCGGCACGCGGCGCTCGTCGCGGAGCACTCCCCTCGGTAA
- a CDS encoding carboxymuconolactone decarboxylase family protein yields the protein MGRIPAVSEGDAGVLGRLVYRVARRRFGAVPEPVAVARHHRGLFWAGLVSELAYERAARVLPVRLRDLAVYRVATVVGCSWCVDFGTMLQRLEGLDVERLRHVDDYATHPLFTADERLALAYADAVTALPTTVTDDQVAALEAALGRAGLIELTHAIALENMRARSNHALGITDQGFDAACAVRSSRG from the coding sequence ATGGGACGGATTCCCGCGGTGTCCGAGGGTGACGCCGGAGTGCTCGGGCGGCTGGTCTACCGGGTCGCACGACGGCGGTTCGGGGCGGTGCCCGAGCCGGTCGCGGTCGCGCGGCACCACCGCGGCCTGTTCTGGGCGGGGCTGGTGTCGGAGCTGGCCTACGAGCGGGCCGCGCGCGTGCTGCCGGTGCGGCTGCGCGACCTGGCCGTGTACCGGGTGGCGACGGTGGTCGGCTGCTCGTGGTGCGTCGACTTCGGCACGATGCTGCAGCGCCTGGAGGGCCTCGACGTCGAGCGGCTGCGGCACGTCGACGACTACGCCACCCACCCGCTGTTCACCGCCGACGAGCGGCTGGCGCTGGCCTACGCCGACGCCGTGACGGCGCTGCCGACGACCGTCACCGACGACCAGGTGGCCGCGCTGGAGGCGGCGCTGGGCCGGGCCGGGCTGATCGAGCTGACGCACGCGATCGCGCTGGAGAACATGCGGGCGCGCAGCAACCACGCGCTCGGGATCACCGACCAGGGGTTCGACGCGGCGTGCGCCGTGCGATCTTCGCGGGGTTGA